One genomic segment of Amycolatopsis sp. Hca4 includes these proteins:
- a CDS encoding pentapeptide repeat-containing protein encodes MPDDASRPDPRLPALPRSDTATQRARLRELSPRIMWLTAAVIAVLTAGAVVVLWWAATAGLNGPELVSARLDALKVGLSVAVGSGGVVALYLSWRRQHSTEADLDNRERTLAHQEHDAAERRLTELYLKAVEQLGSPQAAVRHGGLYALERVAQDNPRQRQTVVNVICAYLRNPYVPPPETSGPRPLGVRRPLLRSTAVRRTLTPVVGGAHVRENQLQEREVRLTAQRILKFHLLPGMDTFWHDIEIDLTGATLIGFSFNNCTMATAAFNGATFTGAAWFVQATFTRGAWFGRATFTGDAWFDYSTFAGNVQFDRTTFAVDARFSRATFNGGGSFRGAAFTGGAGFNEATFTSNASFSQATFTGTAAFRKATFADVADFDDATFNGESRFDGTTRMGLAFNPIERYASLCDEDVSDPREGAV; translated from the coding sequence ATGCCCGACGATGCCTCCCGGCCCGACCCGCGACTGCCTGCCCTGCCGCGCTCCGACACAGCGACGCAGCGGGCGCGGCTGCGGGAGCTGTCGCCGAGGATCATGTGGCTCACCGCGGCTGTGATTGCTGTGCTCACTGCGGGAGCGGTCGTGGTGCTGTGGTGGGCGGCGACAGCCGGGCTCAACGGCCCCGAGTTGGTTTCCGCGAGGCTGGACGCGCTGAAGGTCGGGTTGAGTGTGGCGGTCGGCAGCGGTGGTGTCGTCGCGCTGTACCTGTCCTGGCGCCGACAGCACTCCACCGAGGCAGACCTAGACAACCGCGAACGTACCCTTGCCCATCAGGAGCACGATGCGGCCGAGCGGCGACTGACCGAGTTGTACCTCAAGGCCGTCGAGCAGCTCGGTTCCCCGCAGGCTGCGGTCCGCCACGGCGGCCTTTACGCGCTCGAACGGGTTGCCCAGGACAACCCGCGCCAGCGGCAGACGGTTGTCAACGTGATCTGTGCCTACCTGCGCAACCCCTACGTTCCGCCTCCGGAAACCAGCGGGCCGCGTCCGCTGGGCGTGCGACGCCCTCTGCTGCGATCGACCGCTGTCCGCCGCACCCTCACTCCGGTCGTCGGCGGGGCCCACGTCCGGGAGAACCAACTGCAAGAACGCGAGGTTCGCCTTACCGCCCAACGCATCCTGAAGTTCCATCTTCTCCCCGGTATGGATACCTTCTGGCACGACATCGAGATTGACCTCACCGGCGCCACCCTCATCGGCTTCTCCTTCAATAACTGCACAATGGCCACAGCAGCCTTTAACGGAGCGACCTTTACCGGCGCCGCCTGGTTCGTCCAGGCGACCTTCACTCGCGGCGCCTGGTTCGGCAGGGCGACCTTCACCGGCGACGCCTGGTTCGATTACTCGACCTTTGCCGGCAATGTCCAGTTCGACCGGACAACCTTCGCTGTCGACGCCAGGTTCAGCAGGGCGACCTTCAATGGTGGCGGCTCATTCAGGGGGGCGGCTTTCACAGGCGGTGCCGGGTTCAACGAGGCGACCTTCACCAGTAATGCCTCGTTCAGCCAGGCGACCTTCACTGGCACTGCCGCGTTCAGGAAGGCGACCTTCGCCGACGTTGCGGATTTCGACGACGCGACCTTCAACGGTGAGTCTAGGTTCGACGGGACAACCCGGATGGGGCTTGCCTTCAATCCAATTGAGCGGTACGCATCACTGTGTGATGAGGACGTTTCCGATCCGAGAGAAGGCGCAGTCTAA